The proteins below come from a single Rhodococcus sp. WMMA185 genomic window:
- a CDS encoding glycine--tRNA ligase, translating into MAPKSKVETVVNLAKRRGLVYPCGEIYGGTKSAWDYGPLGVELKENIKKQWWRNMVTSRDDVVGLDSSVILPREVWVASGHVGVFNDPLVECLNCHKRHRQDHMQEAYADKKGLDNPDEVAMDVVPCPDCGTVGRWTEPRDFNMMLKTYLGPVESEEGLHYLRPETAQGIFVNFANVLTTSRKKPPFGIGQIGKSFRNEITPGNFIFRTREFEQMEMEFFVKPGDDEEWHQYWIDYRMDWYTGLGINKDNLRLYEHAKDKLSHYSKRTVDIEYRFHFQGGEWGELEGVANRTDFDLATHSKHSGTELNYYDQATGERYTPFVIEPAAGLTRSLMAFLVDAYTEDEAPNAKGGVDKRTVLRLDRRLAPVKAAVLPLSRNADLTPKAKDLAATLRQHWNVEFDDAGAIGRRYRRQDEIGTPFCITVDFDTLDDHAVTVRERDSMAQDRVALDQVESYLAQRLIGS; encoded by the coding sequence GTGGCACCGAAGTCCAAAGTCGAAACCGTCGTCAATCTCGCCAAGCGTCGTGGCCTGGTCTACCCGTGCGGTGAGATCTACGGAGGCACGAAATCGGCCTGGGACTACGGCCCCCTGGGTGTCGAACTCAAGGAGAACATCAAGAAGCAGTGGTGGCGGAACATGGTCACCAGCCGTGACGATGTCGTTGGCCTCGACTCGTCGGTGATCCTGCCCCGTGAGGTGTGGGTCGCGTCCGGCCACGTCGGCGTGTTCAACGACCCGCTGGTCGAGTGCCTGAACTGTCACAAGCGTCACCGCCAGGATCACATGCAGGAGGCGTACGCGGACAAGAAGGGCCTGGACAACCCTGACGAGGTCGCCATGGACGTCGTGCCCTGCCCCGACTGCGGCACCGTCGGTCGGTGGACCGAGCCCCGCGACTTCAACATGATGCTCAAGACGTATCTCGGCCCGGTCGAGAGCGAAGAGGGCCTGCACTACCTGCGGCCGGAGACAGCGCAGGGCATCTTCGTGAATTTCGCGAACGTGCTCACCACGTCGCGGAAGAAGCCCCCGTTCGGCATCGGCCAGATCGGCAAGAGCTTCCGCAACGAGATCACGCCCGGCAACTTCATCTTCCGCACCCGCGAATTCGAGCAGATGGAGATGGAGTTCTTCGTCAAGCCCGGCGACGACGAGGAATGGCACCAGTACTGGATCGACTACCGCATGGACTGGTACACGGGTCTGGGCATCAACAAGGACAACCTGCGCCTGTACGAGCACGCCAAAGACAAGCTGTCGCACTACTCCAAGCGCACAGTGGACATCGAGTACCGCTTCCACTTCCAGGGCGGGGAGTGGGGCGAGCTCGAGGGCGTGGCCAACCGCACCGACTTCGACCTGGCGACGCACTCGAAGCACTCGGGTACTGAACTGAACTATTACGACCAGGCCACCGGCGAGCGGTACACGCCGTTTGTCATCGAGCCGGCAGCCGGACTCACCCGCTCGCTGATGGCGTTCCTCGTCGATGCCTACACCGAGGACGAAGCGCCCAACGCGAAGGGTGGCGTCGACAAGCGCACCGTACTGCGTCTCGACCGTCGTCTCGCCCCGGTCAAGGCTGCCGTGCTGCCTTTGTCACGCAACGCCGACCTCACGCCTAAGGCCAAGGACCTTGCCGCGACGCTCCGCCAGCACTGGAACGTCGAGTTCGACGACGCCGGTGCGATCGGCCGTCGTTACCGTCGTCAGGACGAGATCGGCACACCGTTCTGCATCACCGTGGACTTCGACACCCTTGACGATCATGCGGTGACGGTGCGTGAGCGCGACTCGATGGCCCAGGATCGAGTAGCCCTCGACCAGGTCGAGAGCTACCTCGCTCAGCGCCTGATCGGTTCCTGA
- a CDS encoding ArsR/SmtB family transcription factor, protein MSIAGTGEPFDTAAPTPSPQTPAPHRGTQPKDSPSSETLSAAGDILRALAAPVRIAIVLELRESERCVHELVGALGVTQPLISQHLRVLKAAGVVRGERSGREVLYRLVDDHLAHIVVDAVAHAEEGSTL, encoded by the coding sequence GTGAGTATCGCCGGTACCGGGGAACCATTCGACACTGCCGCCCCGACGCCTTCGCCGCAGACCCCTGCGCCGCATCGAGGGACGCAGCCGAAGGATTCGCCGTCAAGCGAGACACTGAGCGCGGCGGGTGACATCCTGCGCGCACTCGCCGCACCCGTCCGAATCGCGATTGTCCTCGAGCTCCGCGAATCGGAGCGGTGCGTACACGAATTGGTGGGCGCCCTCGGTGTCACGCAACCACTGATCAGTCAGCATCTTCGAGTGCTGAAGGCGGCGGGTGTCGTCCGCGGCGAGCGCAGCGGCCGAGAGGTTCTCTACCGGCTGGTCGATGACCACCTCGCCCACATCGTCGTCGATGCCGTCGCGCACGCTGAGGAAGGATCAACTCTTTGA
- a CDS encoding Fur family transcriptional regulator: MSQGTGPAKPVVGVRATKQRSAISALLDDLDEFRSAQELHDELRKRGEGIGLTTVYRTLQTLADAGTVDVLRIDSGESVYRRCSTGHHHHLVCRTCGYTVEVEGPTVEQWSQSVAEANGFSDVSHTIEIFGICRDCRSG, encoded by the coding sequence TTGAGCCAGGGAACCGGCCCAGCCAAGCCCGTCGTCGGTGTGCGCGCGACCAAGCAGCGCAGCGCGATCTCTGCGCTTCTCGACGACCTCGACGAGTTCCGGTCCGCGCAGGAACTGCACGACGAACTCCGCAAGCGGGGCGAGGGCATTGGGCTGACCACTGTCTACCGCACCCTTCAGACCCTCGCCGATGCCGGAACGGTCGACGTCCTGCGGATCGACTCCGGCGAATCCGTCTACCGCCGGTGCTCGACCGGGCACCACCATCACCTCGTCTGCCGCACTTGCGGTTACACCGTCGAGGTCGAAGGGCCGACCGTCGAGCAGTGGTCGCAATCCGTTGCCGAGGCCAACGGGTTCTCCGACGTCAGCCACACTATCGAAATCTTCGGCATCTGCCGCGATTGCCGTTCAGGTTAG
- a CDS encoding YncE family protein yields the protein MNQDKRSRGYRRARGKFRGLILGLATIVAMWTGLAGAATAATLDETIRLNHQPHGLVMIPEGAGFYVTNPDSNTVSKIDTSTNTVVETIHVGNSPYQAAITPEGHVLFVSNEEDDSVSVIDTFKGTVVGTIEDLSSRPEYMAVSPDGSLLYVASRDTVSVIDTSTNTVVRTISDVGNNLQGVAVSPDGSLLYVADMNQSAVFAIDTATNTVVNTWNVGSGPMGVAVNQDGTRVTSANYLSHTASVIDTSTDAIETIDVGDFPRQMAFDRDGTHVYVTNQSTNTLSTIDTASNTVVSTVDVEGYPVVVAISVDGAKAYVTNYSGSSVSVIDLRA from the coding sequence GTGAACCAGGACAAGCGTTCTCGTGGCTACCGCAGGGCCAGAGGGAAGTTCCGAGGTCTGATTCTCGGGCTGGCCACCATCGTCGCCATGTGGACCGGGCTCGCCGGTGCGGCGACCGCCGCGACCTTGGACGAGACCATCCGCCTCAACCACCAACCTCATGGATTGGTGATGATCCCGGAGGGTGCCGGATTTTACGTCACCAATCCCGATTCGAATACGGTGTCGAAGATCGACACCTCCACCAACACCGTGGTCGAGACCATCCACGTCGGGAACAGTCCCTATCAGGCGGCGATCACCCCGGAAGGGCACGTCCTCTTCGTCTCCAACGAAGAGGACGATTCGGTGTCCGTGATCGACACCTTCAAAGGCACCGTGGTCGGCACCATTGAAGACCTCTCATCGAGACCGGAATATATGGCTGTCTCCCCCGACGGATCCCTCCTCTACGTAGCCAGTAGGGATACGGTGTCGGTGATCGACACCTCCACCAACACCGTGGTCAGGACCATCTCCGACGTGGGGAACAACCTCCAGGGGGTTGCGGTCTCCCCCGACGGATCCCTCCTCTACGTGGCCGACATGAACCAGAGTGCGGTGTTTGCGATCGACACCGCCACCAACACGGTGGTCAACACCTGGAACGTCGGGAGTGGCCCGATGGGGGTGGCGGTCAACCAAGACGGAACGCGCGTCACCAGCGCCAACTACTTGAGCCATACGGCGTCGGTGATCGACACGTCCACCGATGCGATCGAAACCATCGATGTCGGAGACTTCCCCCGGCAGATGGCGTTCGACCGCGACGGCACCCACGTCTACGTCACCAACCAGAGCACCAATACATTGTCGACGATCGACACCGCCAGCAACACAGTGGTCTCGACAGTGGACGTCGAAGGTTACCCAGTTGTGGTGGCGATCAGCGTAGACGGCGCCAAAGCCTACGTCACCAACTACAGTGGCTCGTCGGTATCGGTCATCGATCTACGCGCGTAA
- a CDS encoding isoprenyl transferase, with the protein MIRRREPQAPHSSAGEHQVRPPDPHPSGAKPPGLQTELVPRHIALVMDGNGRWAQERGLPRTAGHERGEAVLMDVVCGCIEMGVEWLSAYAFSTENWKRSPDEVRFLMGFNRDVIRRRRDEMNEMGVRVRWAGRRPRLWRSVIKELEIAEELTKHNTVMNLTMCVNYGGRAEIADATKEIARRVAAGQLDPEKITEATIARHLDEPDMPDVDLFLRPSGEQRTSNFMLWQSAYAEMVYQEKLFPDFDRRDLWAACVEYASRDRRFGGVK; encoded by the coding sequence GTGATTCGACGACGCGAACCGCAAGCTCCGCATAGCTCCGCGGGCGAGCATCAGGTCCGGCCACCCGACCCGCACCCGTCGGGGGCCAAACCCCCCGGCCTGCAGACCGAACTCGTGCCCCGGCACATTGCGCTCGTGATGGACGGCAACGGTCGTTGGGCGCAGGAGCGAGGGTTGCCGCGCACCGCAGGCCACGAGCGCGGCGAGGCCGTGTTGATGGATGTCGTCTGCGGCTGCATCGAGATGGGTGTCGAGTGGTTGTCGGCGTATGCGTTCTCCACCGAGAACTGGAAGCGGAGCCCGGACGAGGTGCGATTCCTGATGGGATTCAACCGGGACGTGATTCGCCGTCGACGCGACGAGATGAACGAGATGGGCGTGCGTGTGCGCTGGGCCGGGCGCCGTCCGAGGTTGTGGCGCAGCGTGATCAAGGAACTCGAGATTGCCGAGGAGTTGACCAAGCACAATACGGTGATGAACCTGACCATGTGCGTCAACTACGGTGGCCGCGCGGAGATCGCGGACGCCACCAAGGAGATCGCCCGCCGAGTGGCGGCAGGGCAGCTCGACCCGGAGAAGATCACCGAGGCGACCATCGCGAGGCATCTCGACGAGCCAGACATGCCGGACGTCGATCTGTTTCTTCGCCCATCCGGTGAGCAGCGCACGTCCAACTTCATGCTCTGGCAGTCGGCCTACGCCGAGATGGTGTATCAGGAGAAGCTCTTTCCCGACTTCGACCGGCGCGATCTGTGGGCGGCGTGCGTCGAATATGCTTCCCGCGACCGGAGATTCGGCGGGGTCAAGTGA
- a CDS encoding IS200/IS605 family transposase, protein MTKHRRAVFTGEHLTAMEPILPEVCTDFGASLTEFNGEDDHGHLLVEYPPTV, encoded by the coding sequence GTGACCAAACATCGGCGCGCAGTCTTCACCGGCGAGCACCTGACCGCAATGGAACCGATCCTGCCGGAGGTGTGCACCGACTTCGGCGCATCCTTGACCGAGTTCAACGGCGAGGACGACCACGGGCATCTGCTTGTCGAGTACCCGCCGACTGTGTAG
- a CDS encoding RNA-guided endonuclease InsQ/TnpB family protein has protein sequence MSGARKGRRIGAPRFRSRKDNRQSIRLTRNGFSIRPNGKLYVAKVGEVKVAWSRGLPSQPSSVTIIEDAAGRYFASFVVEVDDQPLPEAYAEVGIDLGLATFAVLSNGTVIASPKFFRQAERRLKKAQQALSRKQKGSKNRAKARVRVARAHTRVRDARLDFAHKHSTAIIRENQAVYVEELCVRGLARTRLAKSVHDAGWSMFTRMLEEKATRCGRTLVKVDRFFPSSQTCSVCGRVDGPKPLSVRSWRCPCGAVHDRDLNAARNILAAGRAERRNACQETVSLPT, from the coding sequence ATGTCCGGCGCACGCAAGGGCCGCAGGATTGGTGCTCCACGGTTCCGGTCCCGCAAGGACAACCGGCAGTCGATCCGGCTCACCCGCAACGGGTTCTCGATCCGCCCGAATGGGAAGCTGTATGTGGCGAAGGTCGGCGAGGTGAAGGTGGCCTGGTCGCGGGGCCTGCCATCGCAGCCATCCTCGGTCACGATCATCGAGGATGCGGCCGGACGCTATTTCGCGTCCTTCGTCGTCGAAGTCGACGACCAGCCACTACCGGAGGCCTATGCCGAGGTGGGTATCGACCTGGGACTAGCGACGTTCGCGGTCCTGTCGAACGGCACGGTCATCGCATCCCCGAAGTTCTTCCGGCAAGCCGAACGCCGGTTGAAGAAGGCGCAGCAAGCCCTGTCCAGAAAACAGAAGGGCTCGAAGAACAGAGCCAAAGCCCGGGTCAGGGTCGCTCGCGCCCATACTCGGGTCCGCGACGCCAGACTCGACTTCGCGCACAAACACTCCACGGCGATCATCCGCGAGAACCAAGCGGTGTACGTCGAGGAACTATGTGTGCGGGGGCTGGCGCGGACCCGGCTGGCGAAGTCGGTGCACGATGCCGGGTGGTCGATGTTCACCCGAATGTTGGAGGAGAAAGCCACCCGATGCGGGCGCACCCTGGTGAAGGTGGACCGGTTCTTCCCGTCGTCGCAGACCTGCTCGGTATGTGGGCGGGTGGACGGGCCGAAACCGCTGTCCGTCCGGTCCTGGAGGTGCCCGTGCGGCGCAGTCCACGACCGGGATCTGAACGCTGCGCGCAACATCCTCGCCGCCGGACGGGCGGAGAGGCGAAACGCCTGCCAAGAGACGGTAAGTCTTCCCACCTAG
- the recO gene encoding DNA repair protein RecO, giving the protein MRLYRDNAVVLRQHKLGEADRIVTLLTRQQGLVRAVAKGVRRTRSKFGARLEPFAHVDVQLYPGRNLDVVTQVETVDAFATDIVDDYSRYTTACAILETAERLAGEERAPALQLHRLTVGALRAVAEHYRPCELILDAFLLRAMGFAGWAPALEECARCSAPGPHRAFHVAAGGAVCTHCRPPGAATPSPGVLDLMHALFRGDWAATESAPESLRRQASGLVAAHLQWHLERQLRTLPLIERARPHAAVGADDSLTSSRP; this is encoded by the coding sequence GTGAGGTTGTATCGAGACAACGCGGTTGTGCTGCGCCAGCACAAGCTGGGTGAGGCCGACCGTATAGTCACGCTCCTCACTCGTCAGCAAGGTCTGGTGCGGGCAGTGGCCAAGGGGGTACGTCGCACCCGCTCCAAGTTCGGGGCCCGGCTCGAGCCGTTCGCGCACGTCGACGTGCAGCTGTATCCGGGCCGCAATCTCGACGTCGTCACGCAGGTCGAGACGGTCGACGCGTTCGCGACCGACATTGTCGACGATTACTCCCGCTACACCACGGCGTGCGCGATCCTCGAGACCGCCGAGCGGCTTGCCGGTGAGGAACGGGCGCCGGCACTGCAGCTGCACCGGCTCACGGTCGGGGCGCTGCGTGCCGTTGCGGAGCATTACCGTCCGTGTGAGTTGATCCTCGACGCCTTCTTGCTGCGGGCCATGGGTTTTGCCGGATGGGCCCCAGCATTGGAGGAGTGCGCGCGCTGCAGCGCACCCGGCCCGCACCGGGCGTTCCACGTTGCCGCCGGGGGAGCGGTGTGTACTCATTGCCGGCCGCCGGGTGCCGCCACCCCGTCGCCGGGTGTGCTCGACCTGATGCATGCCCTGTTCCGTGGTGACTGGGCGGCCACCGAGAGTGCGCCCGAGTCTCTGCGACGTCAGGCCAGCGGTCTCGTCGCGGCGCATCTGCAATGGCACCTGGAACGACAGTTGCGCACCCTTCCGCTGATCGAACGTGCACGACCGCATGCGGCGGTAGGTGCGGATGATTCGTTGACGTCCTCCCGGCCGTGA
- a CDS encoding pyridoxamine 5'-phosphate oxidase family protein, whose protein sequence is MDKIMRYPDRARTERAELDAVLDAAPMGTLATVVDGMPWAVPMLYARDGDRILLHGSTGAGALRHVAAGAPAVLCVAMLDGIVVAETLFDSSANYRSAVVRGNLVTLDEDDSAGALSLFSDALIPGRSREVREFRRKELAATLALALPISSGQWTVKVRDAPPSEPAESSSAWAGVVPLRSVAGAPVPAPWVTTGTPVPASVARLVE, encoded by the coding sequence GTGGACAAGATCATGAGATATCCGGACCGTGCCCGAACCGAACGAGCGGAGCTCGACGCCGTCCTCGATGCCGCACCGATGGGAACACTCGCCACCGTCGTCGACGGTATGCCGTGGGCTGTGCCGATGCTCTACGCCCGCGACGGCGACAGGATTCTGCTGCACGGGTCCACCGGGGCCGGTGCGCTCCGGCACGTGGCCGCAGGTGCGCCGGCGGTGCTGTGCGTCGCGATGCTCGATGGAATCGTCGTCGCGGAAACCCTGTTCGATTCGTCCGCCAACTACCGTTCCGCCGTCGTGCGAGGCAACCTCGTCACGCTGGACGAAGACGACTCGGCCGGCGCGCTGAGCTTGTTCTCGGATGCGTTGATCCCCGGTCGCAGCAGGGAGGTCCGAGAATTCAGGCGTAAGGAACTCGCCGCGACGCTGGCTCTGGCCCTTCCTATCTCTTCGGGGCAGTGGACGGTCAAGGTGCGCGACGCGCCACCGAGTGAACCCGCCGAATCCAGCAGCGCGTGGGCCGGAGTGGTTCCCCTGCGATCGGTCGCCGGCGCGCCCGTACCGGCACCGTGGGTGACGACCGGCACACCGGTACCGGCGTCAGTGGCACGACTCGTCGAGTAG
- the pdxR gene encoding MocR-like pyridoxine biosynthesis transcription factor PdxR, with protein sequence MPRITPELHLALLLPDTDAPLRHRIAESIVDEIRGGRLRSGDRLPSTRVLAEHLNVARASVVDAYDELCSSGYADARAGSGTRIAPGADAAAHAHVASHAITGAPERVSPIADEKPDALWNLSPGHPDPGLISTADWRRAWRLAANAAPSSDLPGPDAHPELRRSLAEHLRRTRGVTAHPDDLIIAPGVNSVLRALVAAAGLAGQDVAFEEPGYSRARTVLESSGSRPRGVAVDGDGLDAGRLHATDAAVYCTPAHQYPMGARMAVSRRAQLVTRAIASGTLLIEDDYDGEFRYDVSSLPALRSIDRGSECVAYVGTASKILTPSIRVAWVIAPPALHPHLVQTLRATGEACCSITTLALSRFIDSGALSRHIARASRTYSARRAALVTALRHHLPTIGTDGVGLSGIEAGLHAVLTLPDSVDDAALSLELLAHGVRVPSLANYRTTSNGPRGLVCGYARLSESQAHAVAEVIGNTVRRNF encoded by the coding sequence ATGCCCCGGATCACCCCTGAACTACACCTGGCATTACTGCTACCCGATACCGACGCACCGCTTCGGCACCGCATCGCCGAGTCAATCGTCGACGAAATCCGCGGAGGGCGTCTCCGGTCCGGCGATCGCCTTCCCTCCACCCGGGTGCTGGCCGAACACTTGAACGTCGCCCGAGCGTCCGTGGTCGACGCCTACGACGAGCTGTGCTCGTCCGGATACGCCGACGCCCGCGCCGGCTCTGGTACCCGGATCGCACCGGGTGCCGACGCTGCGGCGCACGCCCACGTCGCATCTCACGCGATCACCGGGGCGCCGGAGCGAGTGTCACCCATCGCTGACGAGAAGCCGGACGCGTTGTGGAATCTCAGCCCGGGCCACCCCGATCCAGGCTTGATCTCGACCGCCGACTGGCGCAGGGCGTGGCGGCTCGCCGCCAACGCCGCCCCATCCTCCGATCTGCCGGGCCCCGACGCTCACCCCGAGTTGCGACGTTCCCTCGCGGAGCATCTGCGTCGCACGAGAGGGGTAACGGCGCATCCCGACGACCTGATCATCGCCCCCGGAGTCAACTCGGTGCTCCGCGCCCTCGTCGCCGCAGCGGGGCTAGCTGGGCAGGACGTGGCGTTCGAAGAACCTGGCTACAGTCGGGCGCGCACCGTCCTCGAGAGCTCGGGCTCTCGGCCGCGAGGGGTCGCCGTGGACGGCGACGGCCTCGATGCAGGACGCCTGCACGCAACCGACGCCGCTGTCTACTGCACACCGGCCCATCAGTATCCGATGGGCGCACGGATGGCGGTGAGTCGCAGAGCCCAACTCGTCACCCGCGCAATCGCTTCCGGAACACTGCTCATCGAGGACGACTACGACGGTGAGTTCCGCTACGACGTGTCGTCGTTGCCGGCACTGCGCAGCATCGACCGCGGGTCCGAGTGCGTGGCCTACGTCGGAACCGCGTCGAAGATTCTCACCCCTTCGATCAGAGTGGCGTGGGTGATCGCGCCTCCGGCGCTCCACCCCCACCTCGTCCAGACCCTGCGCGCGACAGGTGAAGCCTGCTGCTCGATCACCACCCTCGCGCTGTCGCGTTTCATCGACTCCGGCGCGCTCTCACGGCATATCGCGCGCGCCTCCCGCACCTATTCGGCACGTAGGGCCGCATTAGTCACCGCACTGCGGCATCACCTGCCCACGATCGGCACGGACGGAGTCGGGCTCTCAGGTATCGAGGCTGGTCTTCACGCCGTCCTGACTCTGCCCGATTCGGTCGACGATGCCGCCCTCTCGCTCGAACTGCTGGCACACGGCGTGCGCGTGCCCAGCCTCGCCAACTACCGCACAACCTCGAACGGGCCGCGCGGTCTGGTCTGCGGATACGCGCGGCTGTCCGAATCCCAGGCTCACGCCGTCGCCGAAGTGATCGGAAACACAGTCCGCCGGAATTTCTAG
- a CDS encoding amidase: protein MSTEQLGSEQQRGESEDWAPGLAEQVKALASGATTSVEATRAALDRIEASQPTLNAFKVVRRSKALAEAAEADRRLAAGERLPLLGVPIAVKDDVDVAGEPTAFGCAGDFPPAARDAEVVRRLRAAGAVIVGKTNSPELGQWPFTSGAAFGWTRNPWNGDHTPGGSSGGAAAAVSAGMVSAAIGSDGAGSVRIPAAWTNLVGIKPQRGRISTWPAPEAFHGLTVNGPLARTVADAALLLDIASGPHEGDLHTPAPLTVSDGVGRETGSLRIALSLRIPFTPTPTSLHPEVRRGIYRIADTLRQLGHRVVVDDPNYGIAFGLGFLPRSLAGVDDWMQKLPDPSLVDPRTKSNARTGRKLQGLPLRAARAAERRAQKRVGAIFDKYDVVLAPTTATPPPRVDAMDGIGAWETDKVITAACPYAWPWNVLGWPSVNVPAGFTSDNLPVGAQLMGHEGAEPLLVSVAAQLESVLRWDRVRPEQWW from the coding sequence ATGAGCACGGAACAACTGGGTAGTGAGCAGCAGCGCGGCGAAAGCGAGGATTGGGCGCCGGGACTCGCCGAGCAGGTGAAGGCGCTTGCATCCGGCGCCACCACGTCCGTCGAGGCCACCCGCGCCGCCCTCGATCGCATCGAGGCGAGCCAGCCGACGCTCAACGCGTTCAAGGTTGTCCGCCGGAGCAAGGCATTGGCCGAGGCCGCCGAGGCAGACCGGCGCCTCGCGGCCGGTGAACGCCTGCCGCTGCTCGGCGTGCCGATCGCCGTGAAGGACGATGTCGACGTGGCGGGCGAACCGACCGCGTTCGGATGCGCCGGGGACTTCCCGCCCGCAGCGCGAGACGCCGAGGTCGTGCGTCGGCTGCGCGCCGCCGGTGCCGTGATCGTCGGCAAGACCAACAGTCCTGAGCTGGGACAGTGGCCGTTCACCAGCGGAGCCGCCTTCGGCTGGACTCGCAACCCTTGGAACGGCGACCACACACCCGGGGGATCGTCCGGTGGCGCAGCAGCGGCCGTCTCCGCCGGTATGGTGTCCGCTGCGATCGGGTCGGACGGCGCCGGCTCCGTCCGGATTCCCGCCGCGTGGACCAACCTGGTCGGGATCAAACCCCAGCGGGGACGCATTTCCACCTGGCCAGCCCCCGAAGCCTTCCACGGCCTGACCGTCAACGGACCGCTTGCCCGGACGGTCGCGGACGCGGCCCTGCTACTCGATATCGCGTCGGGACCACACGAGGGCGACCTGCACACACCCGCTCCCCTCACAGTCAGCGATGGGGTGGGCCGCGAAACCGGTTCGCTCCGTATCGCGCTGTCCCTGCGCATTCCGTTCACCCCGACTCCCACGAGCCTTCACCCGGAGGTCCGCCGGGGCATCTACCGGATCGCCGACACTCTGCGGCAGCTCGGGCACCGCGTGGTGGTTGACGACCCGAACTACGGAATCGCTTTCGGGCTGGGCTTCTTGCCGAGGTCGCTGGCGGGCGTCGACGACTGGATGCAGAAACTTCCGGATCCTTCTCTCGTCGACCCTCGCACGAAGTCCAACGCCCGCACCGGCCGGAAGCTGCAGGGGCTGCCCCTACGGGCGGCACGAGCGGCCGAGCGTCGGGCGCAGAAGCGCGTGGGCGCGATCTTCGACAAGTACGACGTGGTCCTCGCCCCGACCACCGCGACTCCCCCGCCTCGCGTCGACGCAATGGACGGCATCGGTGCGTGGGAGACGGACAAGGTCATCACCGCGGCGTGCCCGTACGCCTGGCCATGGAACGTCCTGGGCTGGCCGAGCGTGAATGTGCCAGCGGGATTCACATCCGACAACCTTCCGGTCGGCGCGCAGCTGATGGGCCATGAGGGCGCCGAACCGCTGCTGGTGTCGGTTGCCGCACAACTCGAGTCGGTGCTCCGGTGGGATCGGGTCCGCCCCGAGCAGTGGTGGTGA
- a CDS encoding TetR/AcrR family transcriptional regulator: MASTDVRDRVLAAALHIVGTEGIPAVTNRRIAATAGVSLGSITYHFPTQTDLLRAALSGFVAEETQRLADLAEEYRNKGLSLVDAAALTEKVAKDLTFSAERIAPFELYIQAGRDHELQQAAAECFAAYEELAVTILAALGVPDAAAIAPTIVATITGLQLRRLATGSGGDHDISASVLLVLSASTRA; this comes from the coding sequence ATGGCCTCGACAGACGTTCGCGACCGCGTCCTCGCAGCGGCTCTTCACATCGTCGGCACGGAGGGCATCCCCGCCGTCACGAATCGACGGATCGCTGCGACGGCCGGGGTCTCGCTCGGATCGATCACCTACCACTTCCCCACCCAGACCGACCTCCTGCGGGCCGCGCTGTCGGGGTTCGTGGCCGAGGAGACACAGCGACTCGCGGATCTGGCGGAGGAGTACCGCAACAAGGGTCTGAGCCTGGTAGATGCCGCCGCTCTGACGGAGAAGGTCGCGAAGGATCTGACCTTCTCCGCCGAGCGGATCGCTCCGTTCGAGCTGTATATCCAGGCCGGCCGCGACCACGAGTTGCAGCAGGCCGCCGCCGAGTGTTTCGCCGCGTACGAAGAACTGGCGGTGACGATCCTGGCCGCCCTCGGCGTACCCGACGCCGCGGCGATCGCCCCGACGATCGTCGCGACCATCACCGGCCTGCAGCTGCGAAGACTGGCCACCGGCAGTGGCGGCGATCACGACATCTCGGCGTCTGTGCTGCTGGTGCTCAGCGCCTCCACTCGCGCATAG